The Candidatus Palauibacter australiensis genome includes a region encoding these proteins:
- a CDS encoding cation:proton antiporter subunit C produces the protein MTETLVDSVLGLYNYWVVIFLMMTGFYIVISRGNLIKKVIGLNIFQTSVFLFYITVGKVSGGTAPIVAEGLEVYSNPLPSVLILTAIVVGVATTSVALSLVVRIREAYETIEEDEIQAHDEAR, from the coding sequence ATGACCGAGACCCTCGTCGACTCCGTCCTCGGCCTCTACAACTACTGGGTCGTCATCTTCCTGATGATGACGGGGTTCTACATCGTCATCTCGCGCGGCAACCTCATCAAGAAGGTCATCGGGCTCAACATCTTCCAGACCTCCGTCTTCCTCTTCTACATCACGGTGGGGAAGGTGAGCGGGGGCACGGCGCCCATCGTGGCCGAGGGGCTGGAGGTCTACAGCAACCCGCTGCCCAGCGTCCTCATCCTGACGGCGATCGTCGTGGGCGTCGCGACGACCTCCGTCGCGCTGTCGCTCGTCGTCCGCATCCGCGAGGCGTACGAGACGATCGAGGAGGATGAGATCCAGGCGCACGACGAGGCCCGATGA
- a CDS encoding Na(+)/H(+) antiporter subunit B: MTDHTILRVVSKLLLPYVLLFALYVQFHGDYGPGGGFQAGVIFAAGFVLYGLIFGLTAVRRVAPARMIELVIATGVLVYAGTGVATMLLGGNFLDYDALYAAHPSTGQHYGILVVELGVGMTVAAVMIAVYSTFAGRGRA, from the coding sequence AGCTCCTGCTGCCGTACGTCCTCCTCTTCGCCCTCTACGTGCAGTTCCACGGCGACTACGGGCCGGGCGGCGGCTTCCAGGCGGGCGTGATCTTCGCGGCCGGTTTCGTGCTGTACGGGCTCATCTTCGGGCTCACGGCGGTGCGCCGCGTGGCCCCGGCCCGCATGATCGAACTCGTCATCGCAACCGGCGTGCTCGTCTACGCGGGCACCGGGGTCGCGACGATGCTCCTGGGCGGGAACTTCCTCGACTACGACGCCCTCTACGCCGCCCACCCGTCGACGGGGCAGCACTACGGCATCCTGGTCGTCGAACTCGGCGTCGGGATGACGGTGGCGGCGGTGATGATCGCGGTCTATTCGACCTTCGCGGGGCGAGGGCGCGCATGA